CACAGAGTCAGAATTCAGTTGGGTATTCTGTGCGAGTGGCGGATGAATAACCGGCGTTTTTGCACCCCCACCAAATCGCAGATTTGGTGGTCTTTAATCAGTCGCAGGTCTGAATCCTCGACTGATTGATTCTGACTCGGTGGCTACTGACTCGGTGACTCCTTCTTCAAATTGGGCTTTTAATTTGGGAATTACCCATAATTGTCAAAGTCTATTGTCAGTAAGAAAATAAATTTATTTGAGTCAAAAGATAGAAATTGTAAATTAATATTTATAACCATAGAATCATTAAAAATATTAAAATAAGGTTTATAAAAAGATTGTAGGTAAACAATATTTATCAACCAATGGAGCCAAATAATTATGTCTGTTAAAATTCAAAACATCAAATTAGATTTGCTTGAGGAATTATCAACTGAAGACCAACAACTTATTTCTGGTGGTCATGGTCGTTGGGGCAGTGGTCGTGGTCCTAGGGGCGGTAGCTGGGGCTGGGGTCCCCGCCGCCGATGGTGGTAAATTAGCCCAAAGAACAAATTCAAGAATGCCCTAATATACATTTAATTTTTCTGAATTTGCTCTTTTTTCTCAGCTAGTAATTCACCAATCCAATCAAGTAAAATCGGATTTACTAACTCAGGAGCTTCATCTTGAGGACAGTGTCCCACTCCTTCTAAAGAAATAAACTTTTCTACAGTGGGAAAATCGGCTAACTCTTTACCTAAATCAATAGGTTCCCAAGGGTCAGCCGTTCCCCATAAAATAATTACTGGACAAGATAATACAGGTAATAAGTCTTCCGGTAAAGGGCCACTGGAATAAGCAGTAAAAGCCAGAAATACAGCCGCAGCACCAGGATCTTTTGCTGGTGTCATCAAAATATCTATTAACTCGTCTGTCACCGTTTCCCTATTAGCATAGGCTTGTAAAAGAATCTTTTTAACGGTTTGCGGTTGTGCCAGGCGATTAAAAAAGAAATCACCTACTGGTTTAATTGCCAAAAAGTTTTGGAGAATTGGCGCACCAAACCGCTTTATCCAAGGTAAAGCCACCCGTTTACGATCATGTAATAACCGCAAAGAACAGTTAAGCAAAGCAGTTCCTAAAGCCATATCTGGGCTAATTACCGCAGCTTGCATAGCGACAATACAACCAATAGAATTTCCCACCAAAAAAGCCGGTTCACCTACCACTTCTTGACAAAAATCCGCTACTTGTTGTCCCCAAGTTTCTAGGGTATAGGTAATTTTTTCCCCTGGGTTGGGTTTAGCTGAACCCCCAAAGCCAATTAAATCAATCGCATAAACCCGGCAATTTGTAGCTAAAGCTGGGATATTTTTCCGCCAATGCCCCCATGATGCACCAAATCCATGTATTAAAATCACAGCAGGTCCAGTAGTACCTTGTGTTTGGTAACAAATAGGGAAATCTTGCCAAATCCAGGTTTTTGTAGAAGTTCTCATCATAAATACAATTCTGAATAAATAAAACTTGATGCTTCTTCTCAATAACTAACTAATTTTGCTG
The window above is part of the Dolichospermum sp. DET69 genome. Proteins encoded here:
- a CDS encoding alpha/beta fold hydrolase, with the translated sequence MRTSTKTWIWQDFPICYQTQGTTGPAVILIHGFGASWGHWRKNIPALATNCRVYAIDLIGFGGSAKPNPGEKITYTLETWGQQVADFCQEVVGEPAFLVGNSIGCIVAMQAAVISPDMALGTALLNCSLRLLHDRKRVALPWIKRFGAPILQNFLAIKPVGDFFFNRLAQPQTVKKILLQAYANRETVTDELIDILMTPAKDPGAAAVFLAFTAYSSGPLPEDLLPVLSCPVIILWGTADPWEPIDLGKELADFPTVEKFISLEGVGHCPQDEAPELVNPILLDWIGELLAEKKEQIQKN